One window of the Esox lucius isolate fEsoLuc1 chromosome 8, fEsoLuc1.pri, whole genome shotgun sequence genome contains the following:
- the fryl gene encoding protein furry homolog-like isoform X7 — MEFLRSLVPAVMSGDGGTLETGGVLSRDTGPRLLRMKRLGLLAMGQTIEEDQDGLVSTSTARPARCSRTNRIKASAPVNSVSRRRAPSVAPQLWEKRNATAMSSITIDPELKPGEFVIKSLFAEFAVLAEKKIEVVMAEPLEKPLSRSLQRGEDAQFDQLISSMSSVAEHCLPSLLRTLFDWYRRQSGTEDESYEYRPRSSTKSKGDEQHRDKDYLLERRDLAIDFIFCLVSVEVLKQIPLHPVPDVLVHEVLNLAFKHFKHKEGYSGPNTGNVHIIADLYAEVIGVLTQSKFQAVRKKFITELKELRQKEQSPYVVQSIISLIMGMKFFRVKMYPVEDFEASFQFMQECAQYFLEVKDKDVKHALAGLFVEILIPVAAAVKNEVNVPCLKNFVEMLYQTTFDLSSRKKHSLALYPLVTCLLCVSQKQFFLNNWHIFLTNCLSHLKMPSNNSIRKQIETLQNKDPKMSRVALESLYRLLWVYIIRIKCESNTVTQSRLLSIVSALFPKGSRSVVPRDTPLNIFVKIIQFIAQERLDFAMKEIIYDLLCVGKSHKTFTINPERMNIGLRAFLVIADSLQQKDGEPPMPTTGVIMPSGNTLRVKKIFLATTLTDEEAKVIGMSLYYPAVRKALDNILRHLDKEVGRSMSMTSVQMSNKEPEDMITGERKPKIDLFRTCVAAIPRLIPDGMSRQDLIELLAKLTIHMDEELRGLAFTTLQALMVDFPEWREDVLSGFVYFVVREVTDVHPTLLDNAVKMLLQLISQWRQAVQTSNKSHEAQQGPGSGTPLPLERSPLWGVLHVVEGLALVVLCSCRPATRRLAVNVLKEVRALHTALGIAKGDEELAIDVMDRVSASVLESFIHLTGADQTNLLYCPSGIDLQTLAEWSSSPISHQFDVVSPSHIWVFAHVTQGQDPWAISLSSYLRQEHLPKHCPTAVSYAWMFAYTRLQLLSPQVDINSPINAKKVNSLSSSSDSYVGLWRNYLILCCSSATSSPNSSSSSTSGSVRCSPPETLASTPDSGYSYDSKIIGTPSPSSLFKHVVPMMRSESMDITESLVLGLGRTNPVAFRELIEELNLIIKEALERRPENMKRRRRRDILRVQLVRIFELLADAGVISQTTSGGLDGESHSLNSTLLEYVDLTRQLLEAENDKDSDTLKDIRCHFSALVANIIQNVPVHQRRTIFPQQSLRHSLFMLFSHWAGPFSIMFTPLDRYSDRNMQINRHQYCALKAMSAVLCCGPVADNVGLSSDGYLYKWLDNILDSQDRKVHQLGCEAVMLLLELNPDQSNLMFWAVDRCYTGSRRVAAGCFRAIANVFHNRDYQFDTVVLLNLILFKAADSSRDIYEVAMQLLQILEPKLFRYAHKLEIQRTDGILTPPSPLPHLYSVSYYQLSEELARTYPELTMPIFSEVSQRIQTAHPGGRQVMLHYLLPWMNNVELVDFKPSPRRQEEAPMGEEEEDARERDLMMVNSRRWLRGEGWGSPHATTMVLNNLMFMTAKYGDEFAWSEIENVWTTLADSWPKNLKIILHFLISMSGVNSEPSLLPYVKRVVVYLGRDKTMQLLEELMFELDLTDPVSSAVTHMDNPPYYRITSSYKIPSVTSAGTTSSSNTMVPGAEGHHDTSKNKDPNMDDSYVHLDIYSGLNSNLNRQHHRLESRYSSSSGGSYEEEKSDSMPLYANWRLKVMDHNRPEPLPFPPTGGCWSPLVDYLPETNTPGVPLHRCNIAVILLTDLIVDHGVKVEWSAYIHLLLHSIFIGFDHQHPEVYEHCKRLLLHLLVVQGTNSSVQSLASVLLRNREYNDPKVLTVKPTPHQFNLTGVCDFVPDYQPSPMTDSGLSSSSTSSSISLGAGGTPLPHLTPALINEVDVTAEQDEKVKALIEFVTSRKRGPLWNHEDVSPKNPHIKSADQLSVFLRHVVTVFKQSESGFQLDQLLSEVALQTALSCSSRHYAGRSFQIFRALKQPLTAATLSAVLSRLVETVGDPGEEAQGFVIELLLTLESGIDTLADTVKNYDLLIALAQASAPEHSLGAKFAANRKSTGQLNLSSGGLFLPGHYPHGHARSNSLRASLMGERKGDRRRSNTLDVADRLCGSHGNLARTRSLSSLREGGGGGPGREATPPVDPSNLMATVFWIATSLLESDYEFEYLLALRLLNKLLGQLPLEKADSRERLERVQAKLKWYSFPGLLQLFLKGFTSTSTQELTIHLLSKLISVSRHTLVDPSQVAGKRAGFPLNILCLLPHLIQHFDNPTPFCKETADKIAKVCAEEKTSTLSNKSATLSNLAHMMTLYSTHSYSRDYSNWINVVCRYLHDAFPEITFNLVTYLAELLEKGLPSMQQSLLQIIYSLLSHIDLSAAPVKQFNLEIMKIIGKYIQSPYWKEAQNILKLVVSRSASLVVPDEMQRSYSTESSGSPEIAFTRIFNNSSKELPGKTLDFHFDISETPIIGHKYGDQRTAAGRNGKPQVIAVTRSTSSTSSGSNSNGLVPVSWKRPQLSQRRTREKLMNVLSLCGAESGIPKNPSVRHPACQTVVFSSNEDLDSGDQQTSLIPTVEEAVREEEVQGEDAGSEQQFGVFKDFDFLDVELEDAEELQGESMDNFNWGVRRRSLDSMDKGEGDGDTPSLQECQYAGSTPSLNLTNQEDTDESSEEEVLTASQILTRSGLMNSDSATDDATSNHVDSLQQSQESSCSGLTEETTALLPRVDSPALEMPRSDSLSSQLPEDGVSMTAADELSSSVSTDTGFGSSAPPLPPDPPELYDLTDTQDPHDQLDPAPPPPPAIDTPPGSLCEEGDSLTVLPPLPDSPCGSVCEEDVTLALKELDERCEEEEADFSDMSSSHLHVEKRNLGVVSEKPECCWHEYFSQDEGDQDGYPEIKASPPPSPFLSAILAAFQPVAYDNEEDAWRCHVNQMLSDTDGSSAVYTFHVFSRLFKSMHRKFSTITHSSVRFLGERLQRMGNQFLSSLEVMTSHSQCPTVLLDAETLVSCGLLETLKFSVLELQEHLDTYNGKREAAEEWLENCRKTFGDKDDNQRPNTQAQQMEKLAELELCRRLYKLHFQLLLLFQAYCKLISLVDTIKGDAEVTNMSEELAMLESCLKQAETGVDGQEEMGVSDASQTSTESAIQSLIESLRARDFGSALTQVKTFRSLWPNDIFGNESDDAVQTLLHIYFRHQTLGQTGCLAVVGPSRDLSQASGRLMELNLQIREALSQACQLPQTTVVSTGL, encoded by the exons GAGAAACCCTTATCACGGTCCCTTCAGAGAGGGGAAGATGCCCAGTTTGATCAG TTAATAAGCTCTATGAGCTCCGTAGCGGAACACTGTTTGCCCTCCCTGCTGCGAACACTATTTGACTGGTATCGGCGGCAGAGCGGCACTGAGGATGAGTCCTATGAGTACAGGCCTCGCTCCAGCACCAAGTCCAAAGG GGATGAACAGCATCGGGACAAAGACTACCTGTTGGAGCGGAGGGACTTAGCCATAGATTTCATATTCTGTTTAGTTTCAGTAGAAGTGTTAAAACAG ATTCCTCTTCATCCCGTGCCAGATGTTTTAGTACATGAAGTTCTGAACCTGGCATTCAAGCACTTTAAACACAAAGAGGG gTACTCTGGCCCCAACACTGGCAATGTACACATCATTGCTGACCTGTATGCTGAAGTCATTGGAGTGCTCACACAGTCAAA GTTCCAGGCGGTGCGTAAGAAGTTCATCACAGAGCTGAAGGAGCTGAGGCAGAAGGAGCAGAGCCCCTATGTGGTCCAGAGCATCATCAGCCTCATCATGGGCATGAAGTTCTTCAGGGTCAAGATGTACCCAGTGGAGGACTTTGAGGCCTCCTTCCAGTTCATGCAG GAGTGTGCGCAGTACTTCCTGGAGGTGAAGGATAAGGATGTAAAGCATGCCCTGGCTGGCCTGTTTGTGGAGATCCTTATCCCTGTTGCAGCT GCAGTGAAGAATGAAGTCAACGTGCCGTGCCTCAAGAACTTTGTTGAGATGCTCTACCAGACGACCTTTGACCTTAGCTCCAGAAAGAAGCACTCCTTG gcACTGTATCCTCTGGTGACGTGTCTGCTGTGTGTCAGTCAGAAGCAGTTCTTCCTCAATAACTGGCACATCTTCCTCACAAACTGCCTCTCTCATCTGAAG ATGCCGTCTAACAACAGCATCAGAAAGCAGATTGAGACGCTGCAG AACAAAGATCCCAAGATGTCCCGTGTGGCGCTGGAGTCGCTCTACAGACTGCTGTGGGTCTACATCATCAGAATCAAGTGTGAGAGTAATACGGTCACACAGAG CCGGCTGCTCAGCATTGTTTCAGCACTTTTCCCCAAAGGTTCCCGCAGTGTGGTGCCGAGGGATACGCCCCTCAACATCTTCGTCAAGATCATCCAGTTCATAGCTCAG GAAAGGCTGGACTTTGCTATGAAGGAGATCATTTACGACCTCCTTTGTGTTGGGAAATCTCACAAGACCTTCACCATCAACCCAGAG AGGATGAATATCGGCCTCAGGGCCTTCCTGGTCATAGCTGACAGTTTGCAGCAGAAGGACGGGGAGCCTCCAATGCCAACCACAGGGGTCATCATGCCTTCAGGAAACACCCTGCGCGTCAAGAAGATCTTCCTGGCCACCACCCTCACTGACGAGGAGGCCAAGGTCATCG gcatgtCACTATACTACCCTGCCGTGAGGAAGGCCTTGGACAACATCCTACGTCACCTAGACAAGGAGGTGGGCCGTTCCATGAGCATGACCAGCGTCCAGATGTCCAACAAGGAACCTGAGGACATGATCAC GGGGGAGAGGAAGCCAAAGATCGACCTGTTTCGTACGTGTGTGGCAGCCATCCCCAGACTGATCCCAGACGGCATGAGCCGACAAGACCTCATTGAGCTGCTGGCCAA GCTGACCATCCACATGGATGAGGAGCTGCGCGGCCTGGCCTTCACCACCCTGCAGGCCCTGATGGTGGACTTCCCAGAGTGGAGGGAGGACGTGCTCTCCGGCTTTGTCTACTTTGTTGTGCGTGAGGTCACCGACGTCCATCCCACGCTGTTGGACAATGCTGTCAAGATGCTGCTGCAGCTCATCAGCCAGTGGAGGCAGGCCGTCCAGACCAGCAACAAGAGCCACGAGGCCCAG CAGGGCCCTGGCAGCGGTACGCCTCTCCCCCTGGAACGCTCTCCTCTGTGGGGGGTGCTGCATGTGGTGGAGGGCCTGGCTCTGGTGGTGCTGTGCAGCTGCCGCCCCGCCACCCGCAGGCTGGCCGTTAACGTCCTCAAAGAGGTCCGAGCCCTGCACACCGCTTTGGGAATCGCCAAG GGAGACGAGGAATTGGCCATAGATGTTATGGACAGAGTCAGTGCGTCTGTGCTGGAGAGCTTCATCCACCTGACTGGAGCTGACCAG ACCAACCTCCTTTACTGTCCCAGCGGTATTGACCTGCAGACGCTGGCAGAATGGAGCTCGTCTCCTATCAGCCACCAGTTCGACGTGGTCAGCCCGTCGCACATCTGGGTGTTTGCCCATGTGACGCAAGGTCAGGACCCCTGGGCCATAAGCCTGTCCAGCTACCTGCGCCAGGAGCACCTGCCCAAGCATTGCCCCACCGCGGTCAGCTATGCCTGGATGTTTGCCTACACACGCCTCCAGTTGCTGTCTCCACAAGTGGACATCAA CAGCCCTATAAATGCCAAGAAGGTGAACAGCCTGAGCAGCAGTAGTGACTCATACGTGGGGCTATGGAGGAACTACCTTATCCTCTGTTGCAGCTCCGCCACCTCCTCCCCCaactcctcctcatcctccacctCCGGCTCCGTCCGCTGCTCCCCGCCTGAGACGCTGGCGTCCACGCCGGACAGTGGCTACAGCTATGACTCAAAG aTTATTGGCACTCCGTCCCCCTCATCCCTGTTCAAACACGTCGTCCCGATGATGCGCTCTGAGAGCATGGACATAACAGAGTCTCTCGTCCTGGGTCTTGGCCGGACCAACCCCGTGGCCTTCAG AGAGTTAATAGAGGAGCTGAACCTCATCATTAAGGAGGCTCTGGAGAGGAGGCCGGAG AACATGAAGCGACGCAGGCGCCGTGACATCCTCAGGGTCCAGCTGGTCCGGATCTTTGAGCTGCTGGCGGATGCTGGAGTCATCAGTCAGAC TACGAGTGGCGGTCTGGATGGGGAGAGTCACTCTCTGAACTCTACCCTGTTGGAGTATGTGGATCTGACCAGACAGCTGCTGGAGGCCGAAAATGACAAAGACTCAGACACACTGAAGGACATCCGCTGCCACTTCAGCGCCTTGGTGGCCAATATCATCCAGAACGTCCCAG TTCACCAGAGGAGGACCATCTTCCCCCAGCAGTCTCTGAGACACAGTCTGTTCATGTTGTTCAGCCACTGGGCCGGGCCGTTCAGCATCATGTTCACCCCGCTGGATCGCTACAGCGACCGCAACATGCAGATCAACCGGCACCAGTACTGTGCACTCAAG GCCATGTCTGCTGTGTTGTGCTGCGGTCCAGTTGCTGACAACGTGGGCCTCTCCTCAGATGGCTACCTTTACAAGTGGCTGGACAACATCCTGGACTCCCAGGACAGGAAG GTGCACCAGTTGGGCTGTGAGGCTGTGATGCTGCTGTTGGAGCTGAATCCAGACCAGAGTAACCTGATGTTCTGGGCCGTGGACCGCTGCTACACTGGGTCACGGCGCGTGGCGGCCGGTTGCTTCAGGGCCATCGCCAACGTCTTTCACAACAG GGATTACCAGTTTGACACTGTGGTGCTGCTCAACCTAATCCTGTTCAAGGCAGCTGATTCGTCCAGAGATATCTATGAGGTGGCCATGCAGCTGTTGCAG ATCTTGGAGCCCAAGCTCTTCCGTTACGCTCATAAACTAGAGATCCAGAGAACAGATGGGATTctgacccctccctctcccctgcctCACCTCTACTCCGTCTCCTACTACCAGTTGTCTGAGGAGCTGGCCCGGACCTACCCGGAGCTCACCATGCCCATTTTCTCAG AGGTAAGCCAGCGCATCCAGACAGCGCACCCTGGTGGTCGCCAGGTGATGCTTCACTACCTCTTGCCGTGGATGAACAACGTGGAGCTGGTGGACTTTAAGCCTTCGCCTCGGAGACAGGAGGAGGCGCCCatgggtgaggaggaggaggatgccCGGGAGCGTGACTTGATGATGGTCAACAGCCGCCGCTGGCTCCGAGGGGAGGGCTGGGGCTCCCCGCACGCCACAACCATGGTGCTCAACAACCTCATGTTTATGACTGCCAAG TATGGGGATGAGTTTGCCTGGTCAGAGATAGAGAATGTGTGGACCACCCTCGCAGACAGCTGGCCAAAGAACCTCAAGATCATCCTGCACTTCCTGATCAGCATGTCAGGGGTTAACAGTGAGCCCAGCCTCCTGCCCTAT GTGAAGCGGGTGGTGGTGTACCTGGGCAGAGATAAGACTATGCAGCTTCTGGAAGAGCTGATGTTTGAACTGGACCTGACAGACCCAGTGAGCTCGGCTGTCACTCATATGGACAACCCCCCCTACTACCGCATCACCTCCAGCTACAAGATCCCCTCGGTCACCTCAGCAG GAACCACCTCCAGCAGTAACACCATGGTGCCGGGAGCAGAAGGTCACCATGACACCAGCAAGAACAAAGACCCCAACATGGATGACAG TTATGTCCATCTGGACATCTACAGCGGTCTGAACAGTAACCTGAACCGCCAGCACCACCGCCTGGAGTCTCGCTACAGCAGCAGCTCTGGAGGATCCTACGAGGAGGAGAAGA GTGATTCTATGCCGCTGTACGCTAACTGGCGTCTGAAGGTGATGGACCACAACCGTCCAGAGCCACTCCCCTTCCCGCCCACAGGGGGCTGCTGGTCCCCTCTGGTGGATTACCTGCCAGAGACTAATACCCCCGGAGTACCCCTCCACAG GTGCAACATCGCTGTGATCCTACTGACTGACCTCATAGTGGACCACGGGGTCAAGGTGGAGTGGAGTGCCTACATTCACCTCCTGCTGCACTCCATCTTCATAG GGTTTGACCACCAGCATCCCGAGGTCTATGAGCACTGTAAACGCCTGCTGCTTCACCTGCTTGTGGTCCAGGGAACCAACAGCAGCGTCCAATCCCTGGCCTCCGTGCTACTGCGCAACCGGGAGTACAACGACCCCAAGGTGCTGACTGTGAAGCCAACGCCCCACCAGTTCAACCTCACAG GAGTGTGTGACTTTGTGCCAGACTACCAGCCGTCTCCCATGACAGACTCAGGCCTGAGCTCCAGCTCGACATCGTCCAGCATCAGCCTGGGAGCCGGAGGAACGCCCCTGCCTCACCTCACCCCTGCCCTGATCAATGAGGTGGATGTCACCGCCGAGCAGGACGAGAAGGTCAAAGCCCTCATTGAGTTTGTCACTTCCAG GAAGCGGGGTCCCCTGTGGAACCACGAGGATGTGTCACCCAAGAACCCCCACATAAAGAGTGCTGACCAGCTCAGCGTGTTCCTCAGACATGTAGTGACTGTCTTCAAACAGTCCGAGTCAG gTTTCCAGCTGGACCAGTTGCTCAGTGAGGTCGCCCTGCAGACGGCCTTGTCCTGCTCCTCTCGGCACTATGCAGGCCGATCCTTCCAGATCTTCAGGGCACTCAAACAACCTCTGACAGCTGCCACTCTTTCTGCTGTCCTGTCACGCCTTGTAGAGACAGTGGGAGATCCTGGAGAGGAAGCACAG GGTTTTGTTATCGAGCTGCTGCTGACTTTGGAGTCAGGGATCGACACGCTCGCTGACACCGTGAAGAACTATGACCTTCTCATCGCCTTGGCACA GGCCTCTGCTCCTGAGCACTCGCTGGGGGCTAAGTTTGCAGCCAATAGGAAGAGCACGGGCCAGCTGAACCTGAGCAGTGGGGGTCTGTTCCTCCCGGGCCACTACCCGCATGGCCACGCCCGCAGCAACTCCCTCCGCGCCAGCCTCATGGGCGAGCGCAAGGGCGACCGCCGCCGCAGCAACACCCTGGACGTCGCCGACCGCCTCTGTGGTAGCCACGGCAACCTGGCCCGAACGCGGAGCTTGTCGTCTTTGCGGGAGGGCGGAGGGGGTGGGCCCGGCAGGGAGGCCACCCCTCCGGTGGACCCGTCCAACCTGATGGCCACGGTGTTCTGGATAGCCACCTCCCTCCTGGAGTCGGACTACGAGTTTGAGTACCTGCTGGCCCTGCGGCTGCTCAACAAGCTACTGGGCCAGCTTCCCCTGGAGAAGGCCGACAGCAGGGAGAGGCTGGAGAGGGTGCAAGCCAAGCTGAAGTGGTACAGCTTCCCCGGCCTGCTGCAGCTGTTCCTCAAGGGCTTCACCTCAACGTCCACCCAGGAGCTCACCATCCACCTGCTCAGCAAGCTCATCAGCGTCTCCCGACACACTCTGGTCGACCCCTCCCAGGTGGCAGGTAAGAGAGCAG GATTCCCTCTGAACATCCTGTGCCTGCTGCCTCACCTCATCCAGCACTTTGACAACCCTACACCGTTCTGCAAGGAGACGGCTGACAAGATAGCCAAGGTGTGTGCCGAGGAGAAGACGTCCACGCTGTCCAACAAGTCAGCCACGCTGTCTAACCTGGCACATATGATGACCCTGTACAGCACTCACAGCTACTCCAGAGactacagcaactggatcaACGTGGTGTGTCGCTACCTACACGACGCCTTCCCTGAGATCACCTTCAATCTGGTCACCTACCTGGCCGAG TTGCTTGAGAAAGGCCTACCCAGCATGCAGCAGTCCCTGCTACAGATCATCTACAGCCTGTTGAGTCACATTGACCTTTCAGCTGCGCCGGTCAAACAGTTCAACCTGGAGATCATGAAGATCATTGGCAAATACATCCAG AGCCCGTACTGGAAGGAGGCCCAGAACATCCTGAAGCTGGTGGTGTCTCGGTCGGCCAGCCTGGTGGTGCCAGATGAGATGCAGCGCTCCTATAGCACCGAGTCCTCAGGGTCCCCAGAGATCGCCTTCACTCGGATATTCAACAACTCCTCTAAGGAGCTGCCCGGCAAGACGCTGGACTTCCACTTTGACATCTCAGAG ACGCCCATCATAGGGCATAAGTATGGGGACCAGCGCACAGCTGCGGGGCGGAATGGGAAGCCGCAGGTCATCGCTGTGACACGAAGCACGTCTTCCACATCCTCTGGATCCAACTCCAATGGCCTGGTGCCTGTCAGCTGGAAGAGGCCTCAGCTCTCCCAG AGGAGAACTAGAGAGAAGCTCATGAATGTTCTCTCTCTGTGCGGTGCCGAGTCGGGCATTCCCAAGAATCCTTCTGTAAGACACCCTGCATGTCAAACT GTGGTGTTCTCGTCCAACGAGGACCTGGACTCAGGCGACCAGCAGACCAGTCTGATCCCCACAGTGGAGGAGGCGGTAAGGGAAGAGGAGGTTCAAGGGGAGGACGCAGGAAGTGAGCAGCAGTTTGGGGTCTTCAAGGACTTTGACTTCCTGGATGTGGAGCTGGAGGACGCAGAG GAGCTGCAG GGCGAGAGCATGGACAACTTCAACTGGGGCGTGCGTCGGCGCTCCCTGGACAGCATGGACAAGGGGGAAGGAGACGGGGACACGCCGTCCCTGCAGGAGTGTCAGTACGCGGGCAGCACGCCCAGCCTCAACCTCACCAACCAGGAGGACACGGACGAGTCGTCTGAGGAGGAGGTACTGACCGCTAGCCAGATTCTCACCCGCTCTGGCCTC ATGAACAGTGACTCAGCTACGGACGACGCCACGTCCAACCACGTGGACTCTCTGCAGCAGTCCCAGGAGTCATCCTGCAGTGGTCTGACGGAAGAGACCACCGCCCTGCTGCCCCGCGTGGACAGCCCCGCCCTGGAGATGCCCCGCTCCGACTCCCTCAGCAGCCAGCTGCCTGAG GACGGGGTTAGCATGACGGCAGCGGACGAGCTGAGCAGCAGTGTGAGCACAGACACGGGGTTTGGCAGCAGTGCCCCCCCTCTGCCCCCGGACCCCCCGGAGTTGTACGATCTCACGGACACGCAGGACCCCCACGACCAACTTGACCcggccccccctccccctccggCCATAGACACCCCGCCGGGATCCCTCTGTGAGGAGGGGGACTCCCTCACGGTCCTGCCCCCCCTCCCAGACAGCCCCTGTGGCTCCGTGTGCGAGGAGGATGTGACGCTGGCACTGAAGGAGCTGGATGAACgctgtgaggaggaggaggcggacTTCTCGGATATGTCCAG TTCACACTTGCATGTGGAGAAGAGGAATCTGGGGGTTGTAAGCGAGAAGCCGgagtgttgctggcatgaatATTTCAG TCAAGACGAGGGGGATCAGGATGGTTATCCCGAGATCAAGgcctccccacccccctctcccttcctctccgcCATCCTGGCAGCTTTCCAGCCTGTCGCCTATGACAACGAGGAGGATGCCTGGCGTTGCCATGTCAACCAGATGTTGTCTGACACGGATGGGTCCTCTGCTGTGTACACCTTCCACGTGTTCTCCCGACTGTTTAAG AGCATGCATCGGAAgttttccaccatcacccaCTCGTCGGTTCGTTTCCTTGGAGAAAGGCTGCAGCGAATGGGGAACCAGTTCCTTAGTTCCCTGGAGGTCATGACCTCTCACTCTCAGTGCCCCACGGTGCTGCTGGACGCTGAAACA CTGGTGTCATGTGGGCTCCTGGAGACTCTGAAGTTCAGCGTGCTGGAGTTGCAGGAACACCTGGACACGTACAACGGGAAGAGGGAGGCAGCCGAGGAG TGGTTAGAGAACTGCAGGAAGACGTTTGGCGACAAGGACGACAACCAGCGCCCCAACACTCAGGCCCAG CAAATGGAAAAACTAGCA gagTTGGAGTTGTGTCGCCGGCTGTACAAGCTGCACTTCCAGCTACTGCTGCTCTTCCAGGCCTACTGTAAACTCATCAGTCTTGTGGACACCATCAAGGGAGATGCTGAG